Proteins encoded within one genomic window of Sphaerotilus montanus:
- a CDS encoding nucleotidyltransferase family protein: MTFGIAQRHLDALRQVFARHATIDQVLIFGSRARGTARPGSDIDLAVVAPQMTDAEFSTLWNEIDALPILFKIDLLHWDRITNPALKDNALRDGRPLGSPAPLQTKTTEHS, translated from the coding sequence TTGACCTTCGGCATCGCGCAGCGGCACCTCGACGCACTGCGTCAGGTGTTCGCCCGGCACGCCACGATCGACCAGGTGCTGATCTTCGGCTCACGCGCCCGTGGCACCGCACGGCCCGGATCCGACATCGACCTGGCCGTCGTGGCGCCACAGATGACCGATGCGGAGTTCTCGACGCTCTGGAACGAGATCGACGCCCTGCCGATCCTGTTCAAGATCGACCTGCTGCACTGGGACCGGATCACCAATCCGGCGCTGAAAGACAACGCCTTGCGCGACGGACGCCCGCTCGGCTCCCCCGCGCCCTTGCAGACCAAGACGACGGAACATTCATGA
- a CDS encoding HI0074 family nucleotidyltransferase substrate-binding subunit produces the protein MSTDRFTQRANDLRRAVARLVEACEQPFNSFVRDSAIQRFEFCWELAWKTLKLRLEVVGIDALTPRDVFQASLQNGLIHDGNLWSDAQKMRNLTSHTYDELLAQKVYEFLLESGQGIFKQLAVDVAQWQTETP, from the coding sequence ATGAGCACTGACCGCTTCACGCAACGCGCCAACGACCTGCGCCGTGCCGTCGCCCGATTGGTCGAGGCGTGCGAACAACCGTTCAATTCATTCGTCCGCGACTCGGCCATCCAGCGCTTCGAGTTCTGCTGGGAGCTGGCGTGGAAGACGCTCAAGCTGCGGCTGGAGGTGGTGGGCATCGACGCCCTGACGCCCCGCGATGTCTTTCAGGCGTCGCTCCAGAACGGCCTCATCCACGACGGCAACCTCTGGAGCGACGCGCAGAAGATGCGCAACCTGACCAGCCACACCTACGACGAATTGCTGGCCCAGAAGGTGTACGAATTCCTGCTCGAATCCGGACAAGGAATCTTCAAGCAACTGGCTGTGGACGTGGCGCAATGGCAGACCGAGACCCCTTGA
- a CDS encoding chorismate mutase, with protein MHELDGLRTRIDSIDEQIIQLLAERFRVTEDVGLIKKRYQLQAVDPQREAAQAENFRALARAHQLNPDLVQHIFSCVIQEVVSRHRILSITPEK; from the coding sequence ATGCACGAACTGGATGGATTGCGTACGCGCATCGACAGCATTGACGAGCAGATCATCCAGTTGCTGGCCGAGCGATTCCGCGTCACGGAAGATGTGGGGCTGATCAAGAAACGATACCAATTGCAGGCCGTCGATCCGCAACGAGAAGCCGCACAAGCCGAAAATTTCCGTGCCCTGGCCAGAGCCCACCAACTCAATCCGGATCTGGTTCAACACATTTTTTCCTGCGTTATTCAGGAAGTCGTATCGCGCCACCGGATCTTGTCAATCACGCCAGAAAAATGA
- a CDS encoding aspartate aminotransferase family protein, whose translation MSTPTTHDTASWQAADAAHFLHPFTDFQQLAQKGSRIITKADNLYLTDSEGNRLFDAMSGLWCVNVGYGQQSLIDAAAHQMKELPFYNSFFQTTTPPAVELAQLLAEVTPPQFQHVFYAGSGSEGNDTVVRMVRRYWDLQGQPERQVIISRWNGYHGSTMAGASLGGMKYMHAQGGLPIPGITHIDQPHWLEHGAGMTRDAFGLKAAGWLEQKILEVGPDKVAAFIGEPVQGAGGVIVPPATYWPEIQRICDKYNILLVSDEVICGFGRTGNWFGCETMGTKPDLMTFAKGVTSGYIPLGGVMVGDRVAKALIEQGGEFEHGYTYSGHPVACAVAIANIKLIQSLKLVERVRDETGPYLAAQFAKLNDHPLIGETQTCGLMASMQLVKAKDRGDGHPAMFDSALEVGMLCRGHCFANGLVMRAVGDRMIIAPPLVMTIAQVDELMGLIHKCLDLTLGDVRARGWV comes from the coding sequence ATGAGCACCCCGACCACCCACGACACCGCCTCCTGGCAAGCCGCCGACGCCGCCCACTTCCTGCACCCCTTCACCGACTTCCAGCAGCTCGCGCAGAAGGGCTCGCGCATCATCACCAAGGCCGACAACCTCTACCTCACCGACAGCGAAGGGAACCGGCTGTTCGACGCGATGAGCGGCCTGTGGTGCGTCAACGTCGGCTATGGCCAGCAGTCGCTGATCGACGCCGCGGCGCACCAGATGAAGGAGCTGCCCTTCTACAACAGCTTCTTCCAGACCACGACGCCGCCCGCCGTCGAACTCGCGCAACTGCTTGCCGAGGTCACGCCGCCGCAGTTCCAGCACGTCTTCTACGCCGGCTCCGGCAGCGAGGGCAACGACACCGTGGTGCGCATGGTCCGCCGCTACTGGGATCTGCAGGGCCAGCCCGAGCGCCAGGTCATCATCAGCCGCTGGAACGGTTACCACGGCTCGACGATGGCCGGCGCCTCGCTCGGCGGGATGAAGTACATGCACGCCCAGGGCGGCCTGCCGATCCCCGGCATCACCCACATCGACCAGCCGCACTGGCTCGAACACGGCGCCGGCATGACACGCGACGCGTTCGGCCTGAAGGCGGCCGGCTGGCTGGAACAGAAGATCCTCGAAGTCGGCCCGGACAAGGTCGCCGCCTTCATCGGCGAGCCGGTGCAGGGCGCGGGCGGCGTGATCGTGCCGCCGGCCACCTACTGGCCGGAGATCCAGCGCATCTGCGACAAGTACAACATCCTGCTGGTCAGCGACGAGGTGATCTGCGGCTTCGGGCGCACGGGGAACTGGTTCGGCTGCGAGACGATGGGCACGAAGCCGGACCTGATGACCTTCGCCAAGGGCGTGACCTCGGGCTACATCCCGCTGGGCGGCGTGATGGTCGGTGACCGCGTCGCCAAGGCGCTGATCGAGCAAGGCGGCGAGTTCGAGCACGGCTACACCTACAGCGGCCACCCGGTCGCCTGCGCCGTCGCCATCGCCAACATCAAGCTGATCCAGTCGCTGAAGCTGGTCGAGCGGGTGCGCGACGAGACCGGGCCGTATCTGGCCGCGCAGTTCGCCAAGCTGAACGACCACCCGCTGATCGGCGAGACGCAGACCTGCGGGCTGATGGCGTCGATGCAGCTCGTCAAGGCCAAGGACCGCGGGGATGGGCATCCGGCGATGTTCGATTCCGCGCTGGAAGTCGGGATGCTCTGCCGCGGGCACTGCTTCGCCAACGGGCTGGTGATGCGCGCGGTCGGGGACCGGATGATCATTGCGCCGCCGCTGGTGATGACGATCGCGCAGGTGGATGAGTTGATGGGGTTGATCCACAAGTGTCTGGACCTGACGCTGGGGGATGTGCGGGCGCGGGGGTGGGTGTGA
- a CDS encoding glutamine synthetase family protein, protein MNKREHFNFSDLEHWLNERRVTEIECLVPDLTGVARGKILPRQKFTEDRGMRLPEAVVAMGVTGEFPEEGPYYDVINPTDRDMHLRPDPRTVRIVPWATDPTAQVIHDCYDKDGKMVPFAPRSVLRRVCDLFDAEGWNPVVAPELEFYLVARNTDPDMPLKPPIGRSGRAETSRQAYSIDAVNEFDPLFEDVYSYCEQMELNVDTLIHEIGAGQMEINFFHDHPLQLADEVFFFKRTLREAAMRHNMFATFMAKPIAGEPGSAMHIHQSLVNKAGQNIFSNPDGTASKEFYWYIGGLQKYIPSAMALFAPYVNSYRRLSRFTAAPINIQWGTDNRTVGIRSPVASPAARRIENRVIGADANPYVALAATLACGYLGIKNQIEPTPECKGDAYLGDYQLPRSLGEALEKLRNEKALAEVLGESFITVYTEIKEIEYAEFMKVISPWEREHLLLHV, encoded by the coding sequence ATGAACAAGCGCGAACACTTCAATTTCAGCGACCTCGAACACTGGCTCAACGAGCGCCGCGTGACCGAGATCGAATGCCTGGTGCCCGACCTGACCGGCGTGGCCCGCGGCAAGATCCTGCCCCGCCAGAAGTTCACCGAGGACCGCGGGATGCGGCTGCCCGAGGCGGTGGTGGCCATGGGCGTGACGGGCGAGTTCCCCGAGGAAGGCCCCTACTACGACGTCATCAACCCCACCGACCGCGACATGCACCTGCGCCCCGATCCGCGCACCGTGCGCATCGTGCCGTGGGCCACCGACCCGACCGCGCAGGTGATCCACGACTGCTACGACAAGGACGGCAAGATGGTGCCGTTCGCGCCGCGCTCGGTGCTGCGCCGGGTCTGCGACCTGTTCGACGCCGAGGGCTGGAACCCGGTGGTCGCCCCCGAGCTGGAGTTCTACCTCGTCGCCCGCAACACCGATCCGGACATGCCGCTCAAGCCGCCGATCGGCCGCAGCGGGCGGGCCGAGACCTCGCGCCAGGCCTACTCGATCGACGCGGTCAACGAGTTCGATCCGCTGTTCGAGGACGTCTACTCCTACTGCGAGCAGATGGAGCTGAACGTGGACACGCTGATCCACGAGATCGGCGCCGGGCAGATGGAGATCAACTTCTTCCACGACCACCCGCTGCAGCTCGCCGACGAGGTCTTCTTCTTCAAGCGCACGCTGCGGGAAGCCGCGATGCGCCACAACATGTTCGCCACCTTCATGGCCAAGCCGATCGCCGGCGAGCCGGGCAGCGCCATGCACATCCACCAGAGCCTCGTCAACAAGGCCGGGCAGAACATCTTCAGCAACCCGGATGGCACGGCGAGCAAGGAGTTCTACTGGTACATCGGCGGGCTGCAGAAGTACATCCCGTCGGCGATGGCGCTGTTTGCCCCGTACGTGAACAGCTATCGCCGCCTGTCGCGCTTCACCGCAGCCCCCATCAACATCCAGTGGGGCACCGACAACCGCACCGTCGGCATCCGCTCGCCGGTGGCCTCGCCCGCGGCGCGGCGCATCGAGAACCGCGTGATCGGCGCCGACGCGAACCCCTACGTCGCACTGGCCGCGACGCTGGCCTGCGGCTACCTCGGCATCAAGAACCAGATCGAACCGACGCCCGAGTGCAAGGGCGACGCCTACCTCGGCGACTACCAGCTGCCGCGCAGCCTGGGCGAGGCGCTGGAGAAGCTGCGCAACGAGAAGGCGCTGGCGGAGGTGCTCGGCGAGTCCTTCATCACCGTCTACACCGAGATCAAGGAAATCGAGTACGCCGAGTTCATGAAGGTGATCTCGCCGTGGGAGCGCGAGCACCTGCTGCTGCACGTCTGA
- a CDS encoding gamma-glutamyl-gamma-aminobutyrate hydrolase family protein — MTQALPSRSSPPVVLVPACNRMLGQHPFHIAGKKYLDAVRLAGALPLIVPSASPAEFDTLLDLADGVLLTGSPSNVHPGHFGEAVHDPALPLDAVRDAWTLPLIPLVIARGMPLLAICRGFQETNVALGGTLHQAVQEVAGLHDHRARGDDPVEVQYGLSHPVQVQPGGLLARVLARDEVMVNSVHGQGVRRLAEGLRVEALAPDGLVEAFSVADSPGFALGVQWHPEWQAADNPVSMAMLRAFGAACQDYRDLHRPPSR; from the coding sequence ATGACCCAAGCGCTCCCGTCCCGTTCAAGCCCCCCTGTGGTCCTCGTCCCGGCCTGCAACCGGATGCTCGGACAGCATCCCTTCCACATCGCGGGCAAGAAGTACCTCGATGCCGTGCGGCTCGCCGGCGCCCTGCCGCTGATCGTGCCGTCGGCCAGCCCCGCGGAATTCGACACCTTGCTCGATCTGGCCGATGGCGTACTGCTGACCGGTTCGCCCTCGAACGTGCACCCGGGCCACTTCGGTGAAGCAGTGCATGACCCCGCGCTGCCGCTGGACGCCGTGCGCGATGCCTGGACCCTGCCGCTGATCCCGCTGGTGATCGCCCGCGGAATGCCGCTGCTCGCAATCTGCCGCGGCTTCCAGGAAACCAATGTGGCGCTGGGCGGCACGCTGCACCAGGCCGTGCAGGAGGTGGCCGGTCTGCACGACCACCGCGCGCGCGGCGACGACCCGGTCGAGGTGCAGTACGGCCTGTCGCACCCCGTGCAGGTGCAGCCCGGCGGACTGCTGGCGCGGGTACTCGCCCGCGACGAAGTGATGGTCAACAGTGTCCACGGCCAGGGCGTGCGCCGCCTGGCCGAAGGACTGCGCGTCGAGGCCCTCGCGCCCGACGGTCTGGTCGAGGCCTTCTCGGTGGCGGACAGCCCCGGATTTGCCCTCGGCGTTCAATGGCATCCGGAGTGGCAGGCGGCTGACAACCCGGTCTCCATGGCGATGCTGCGCGCCTTTGGTGCAGCGTGCCAGGACTACCGCGACCTGCACCGGCCACCGAGCCGCTGA
- a CDS encoding NAD(P)/FAD-dependent oxidoreductase: MARRPAHLPLDGEVRADVAVVGGGLAGLSAALELAQRGRSVVLLEGQRVGWAASGRNGGQALPGLACDMAEIEAQLGLGDARRIWAMTIEALTLIHARRDRHRIACDWQSGALTVAVSARKAAALRAWVERMAEVYDYRQQWLDPSALPLHIRSARYASGVYDRRSGHLHPLKYVLGLAHAAWQAGAVIHEHTAVTGIERHRSVTLLRTAQGQVMADQVLLAGNVHLTGSAGLAGLPATPAARIMPVGTYVAVTEPLAPAQMDALLPTRAAVCDNNFSLDYFRPTADQRLLYGGKVSYSTVTPPNLAARMRAHIVRTFPSLAHTPITHAWGGFVDITMNRAPEFVRLPADGAASAPIYLVQGFSGHGLALTGLAGKLVAEAMCGEAGRFDVFGRLRHRPFPGGERLRTPTLVLGMLWHRLRDLL, translated from the coding sequence GTGGCGCGCCGCCCGGCCCACCTGCCACTGGACGGTGAGGTGCGGGCCGATGTCGCGGTCGTGGGCGGGGGGCTCGCCGGGCTGTCGGCGGCGCTGGAGCTGGCGCAGCGTGGCCGCTCGGTGGTGCTGCTCGAAGGGCAGCGCGTCGGCTGGGCAGCCTCCGGCCGCAATGGCGGACAGGCGCTGCCGGGGCTGGCCTGCGACATGGCCGAGATCGAAGCCCAGCTGGGCCTGGGGGACGCCCGCCGCATCTGGGCCATGACGATCGAGGCGCTGACCCTCATCCATGCCCGCCGCGACCGCCACCGCATCGCCTGCGACTGGCAGTCGGGTGCGCTGACCGTGGCAGTGAGTGCGCGCAAGGCCGCAGCCCTGCGCGCCTGGGTCGAGCGCATGGCCGAGGTCTACGACTACCGCCAGCAGTGGCTCGACCCCTCGGCCCTGCCGCTGCACATCCGCAGCGCCCGCTACGCCAGCGGCGTCTACGACCGGCGCAGCGGCCACCTGCATCCGCTGAAGTACGTGCTGGGGCTGGCCCACGCCGCGTGGCAGGCCGGCGCCGTGATCCACGAACACACCGCCGTCACCGGCATCGAACGCCACCGCAGCGTCACGCTGCTGCGCACCGCGCAGGGCCAGGTGATGGCCGACCAGGTGCTGCTGGCCGGCAACGTCCATCTGACCGGCTCGGCCGGTCTGGCCGGTCTGCCGGCAACACCCGCGGCCCGCATCATGCCGGTGGGTACCTATGTCGCCGTGACCGAGCCGCTGGCGCCCGCGCAGATGGACGCGCTGCTGCCGACCCGCGCGGCGGTGTGCGACAACAACTTCTCGCTCGACTACTTCCGCCCCACCGCCGACCAGCGCCTGCTCTACGGCGGCAAGGTCAGCTACAGCACGGTGACGCCACCGAACCTCGCCGCCCGGATGCGCGCCCACATCGTGCGCACCTTCCCGAGCCTGGCGCACACCCCGATCACCCACGCCTGGGGCGGCTTCGTCGACATCACGATGAACCGCGCGCCCGAATTCGTGCGCCTGCCCGCGGACGGGGCGGCCAGCGCGCCGATCTACCTGGTGCAGGGCTTCTCCGGCCATGGTCTGGCGCTGACCGGGCTGGCCGGCAAGCTCGTCGCCGAAGCGATGTGCGGCGAGGCGGGCCGCTTCGATGTCTTCGGCCGCCTGCGCCACCGCCCCTTCCCCGGCGGAGAGCGGCTGCGCACGCCCACGCTGGTGCTGGGCATGCTCTGGCACCGGCTGAGGGACCTGCTGTGA